The window TGGAGGTCTTCCTGGAGAATCCGCTGGAGCTGTTCCGAGTGGAGATCGAAGTGCTGGACATCAATGACAACCCTCCCTCTTTCCCGGAGCCGGACCTGACAGTGGAGATCTCAGAGAGCGCCACACCAGGCACCCGCTTTCCCTTGGAGAGCGCCTTCGACCCAGACGTGGGGACCAACTCATTGCGAGACTATGAGATAACCCCAAATAGCTACTTCTCGCTAGACGTGCAGACCCAAGGAGATGGCAACCGATTCGCCgagctggtgctggagaagcCACTGGACCGAGAACAGCAAGCGGTGCACCGCTACGTGCTGACCGCGGTGGacgggggaggagggggaggaggaggggaaggagggggaggcgGTGGGGGAGCCGGCCTGCCCCCCCAGCAGCAGCGCACTGGCACGGCCTTGCTCACCATCCGAGTACTCGACTCCAACGACAATGTGCCGGCGTTCGACCAACCCGTCTACACTGTGTCCCTACCAGAGAATTCACCCCCTGGCACCCTAGTGATCCAGCTCAATGCCACCGACCCGGATGAAGGCCAGAACGGCGAGGTCGTGTACTCATTTAGCAGTCACATTTCGCCCAGGGCTCGAGAGCTCTTTGGACTGTCGCCTCGCACCGGCCGGCTGGAGGTGAGCGGCGAGCTGGACTATGAAGAGAGCCCAGTGTACCAGGTCTATGTCCAAGCCAAGGATTTGGGTCCCAATGCTGTGCCTGCACACTGCAAGGTGCTAGTGAGAGTCCTGGATGCCAACGACAACGCACCAGAGATCAGCTTCAGCACGGTGAAAGAGGCAGTGAGCGAGGGTGCGGCCCCTGGCACCGTGGTGGCTCTATTCAGCGTGACCGATCGAGACTCGGAGGAGAATGGGCAGGTGCAGTGCGAGCTGCTGGGAGACGTGCCGTTCCGCCTCAAGTCTTCTTTCAAGAATTACTACACTATCGTGACTGAAGCCCCTTTGGACCGAGAGGCTGGGGACTCATACACCCTGACAGTGGTGGCCCGTGACCGGGGCGAGCCTGCACTTTCCACCAGTAAGTCGATCCAGGTTCAAGTGTCAGATGTGAATGACAATGCGCCGCGCTTCAGCCAGCCGGTCTACGACGTGTATGTGACAGAAAACAACGTGCCGGGAGCCTACATTTACGCGGTGAGCGCCACGGACCGCGACGAAGGGGCCAATGCCAAATTAACCTACTCCATCCTCGAGTGCCAGATCCAGGGCATGAGCGTCTTCACCTATGTGTCCATCAACTCAGACAACGGCTACTTGTACGCCCTGAGATCCTTTGACTATGAGCAGATCAAGGACTTCAGCTTTCAAGTGGAAGCCCGGGACGCCGGCAGCCCCCAGGCTCTGGCAGGCAATGCCACGGTCAACATCCTGATTGTAGATCAGAACGACAACGCCCCCGCCATCGTGGCGCCCCTGCCGGGGCGCAACGGGACTCCAGCCCGCGAGGTGCTGCCGCGCTCTGCAGAGCCGGGCTATCTGCTTACTCGCGTGGCCGCAGTGGACGCGGACGACGGCGAGAACGCCCGGCTCACCTACAGCATCGTGCGGGGCAACGAAATGAACCTATTCCGCCTGGACTGGCGCACGGGAGAGCTCCGCACTGCGCGCCGGGTTCCAGCCAAGCGCGACCCCCAGCGGCCTTATGAGCTGGTGATCGAGGTGCGCGACCACGGGCAGCCACCCCTGTCCTCCACAGCCACCCTGGTGGTTCAGCTGGTGGATGGAGCCGTGGAGCCccagggcgggggcgggggcggaggCGGAGGGCCAGGGGAGCACCAGCGCCCCAGCCGCTCTGGCAGCGGGGAAACTTCCCTGGACCTCACACTCATCCTCATCATCGCGCTGGGCTCAGTGTCCTTCATCTTTCTGCTGGCCATGATCGTGTTGGCCGTCCGctgtcaaaaagagaaaaaactcaATATCTATACTTGTCTAGCGAGTGAttgctgcctctgctgctgctgctgtggcagcGGGGGCTCCACCTGCTGCGGCCGCCAAGCCCGGGCGCGCAAGAAGAAACTCAGCAAGTCAGATATCATGTTGGTGCAGAGTGCCAATGTCCCTAGCAACCCAGCCCAGGTGCCGGTGGAAGAGTCCGGGAGCTTTGGCTCCCATCATCACAACCAGAACTATTGCTATCAGGTCTGCCTCACACCGGAGTCTGCCAAGACCGACCTGATGTTCCTGAAGCCCTGCAGCCCTTCCCGGAGTACAGACGCTGAGCACAATCCCTGCGGAGCCATCGTCACCGGGTACAGCGACCAGCAACCAGACATCATTTCCAACGGAAGCATTTTGTCCAACGAGGTAAGGCTGAAGCGAAAGAACCACCATCTCTCATCTCCTCCATCAGAAAGCCTTCTCTAGCCCGGCCCTGTATCTCTTCCCGTGCACTGTGTATTTTTAGGGTGTTAGCTGGTTTGTATGGCTGTGGGAAGGCGAGGGTATGGGGTCACCTTTTCTCACCTCGTGAAGTGTAACCTAACTTCCCTGTTGTTCCTGACTGCGCTCCAcccctttgcttttattttcattcccaGCGGCTTTGCTTCCTTGACACCTTggagcttcctccctccctcctctcatatTTGAAGTCCTGCCTTCTTTGAAACCTGGGGGACGGAAGAGAAAAATcttgaagaaagaaggaggggtgggggaggggcttcctATCCCTGACAAAGGTCTTTTTCTCTTTGCATCTGTCCCAGGCACTAATAAAGTTggttcaatttttgtttgtttatcactGCTTTCAGTCGCGTGTACCAGTGAGCTATAGATTGTTTAACACTATATGATTGCCTAAATTGGATTGCATGTTTTAGTGACCAGTTCCTTCTCTGAAAGAAAAAGTCTTCAATTCTGTTCTGGACAGCTTTACACAGCTCTTGAAGCCGAATGCCCACACAGTGTGAATTTGAATGAAGTCCCTTTGGCACTGAACCCTGTAAGAGTAAACCAACTGAAAGCTTGAACAAGTCTCTTAAATATATCGTTTCAGTCATATTTACCTCCTTGCCATTGTTTTTTTGAGGAATCGCTCACCGCTGGCTTTCTTCATCAAAGAATCTGGCTTGTCAgttctaatttctttttaaaaggcagagaCATAGTGGAAAAGTTGGTGGGCGGGGACCGGGGAGAACCATGTAAAACAAAGTTTGGACTGAGGCGTGTGGGCTGTGTGGAGCTTGCTGAGGGCTtcctgaggggaaggtgggggcaggattATGGCAGTCTTTCTTGGCATCTCCTTACTTTGAGTCTCAGATATAACTCACTTACTTTCATGAatatttgtacagctcatttgtAACTTAAGTACCttttgaaaataaacaacaaaataattcgAGAAAATATCCAAACTTTTGATTATTGAGCGCGCTGTTTTTCTTGTGTCCATCAGTATGCACTTAAACACTCTGGAGGCTGTGGAAGGACAAGACACAGAACTCAATTAGGGTAATTCTGTGCTAGACACAACAGTTTGCTAAGCCTAGCTATAAGGTTGATTGCATTCTCCCTTTGAAGTAAGACATATTTCCTGTGGTCCAGCAAGCGTTCCTCTTCCTGTTTAAGCCTTTAcagctgaaagaaagaaatggagattcAAATGTCTCTACACATTTCTCCTGCTCCGACCCAGTAGTCACTACTCTGTGGTCTTAGGAAAGCCTGTAAATTCATCAAAATGTCCACCAGTGCTTAAATCCAATGTAGTTCTTATTCTCAAAAGGAAAATGACCATTGTGCCCTCTGAATTTTggtgctctttatttatttatttttttcctagaatAAACACCAGCGAGCAGAGCTCAGCTATCTAGTTGACAGACCTCGCCGTGTTAACAGGTATGAACTCTTTGCAATCCTCAACAACTGTGTGTAAACAGTTTTGTACATAGTAAAAGTAGGAAGTGGTGTGTTGTTTTGTGTTAAAAGACACAATGTATAAAGAATTTAAACTAGGGCAGAGCAGAAAAGTCCTGTATGTAGTTTATTTATCTGTGTGCTGTTGGCTATacaatgcttttatttatataaaattataaaatatttttccagtttctgtgaCTTTTCCATGTGTTCCATGTAGCCTATGAACATGTCATAGACATGCACTTAGCTCCAGTCATAGAATAATGTCCAAACTTCACATGTTTGATGATTCAATTGACTGTGAAGTCTCCCAGATTTAAGTGGAAAAAAATGAGCTTCATGTGGAAATAGAGGTACATAAGAATTCCATGAATCTGCAGCACACATCTGTGACCATGTGGTGGCAGAAGAATGTTTCCTGtgtttctttacctttttttttttttttaactatcattctaacattttcctttttgtgtttctAGTTCTGCGTTCCAGGAAGCTGATATAGTAAGCTCTAAGGACAGTGGTCATGGAGACAGTGAACAGGGAGACAGTGATCATGATGTCACCAATCGTGGCCAGTCAGCTGGTAAGTGTGATCAAACAGCAACCTAAATGCTTATTATGTAGCTGTTTATTTAAATGCATCTCCAAAAGATGATGGCTTAGGTAATGGTCTTCTATTGGTCACTGTATGCTCAAAGGAAAGATTGTGAAAAGTGTGACTTCCCTTTGGAATGTTGAGTAGGAATTACCTGCATCTATGAAGAATTCCTTCCCTATGTAATGTTATTTAATGGATTTAAGTCATATAGAGGTATCCACATATCTCTCATCTGGTCTGGTTCCCTGTCTTCAAATAGTTAGGGTATTATTAGACTTATTTATGTAGGAGGTAACTGAGATAAATTAACTTACTGAGCTTCAcaagggaaagagaaaataaatgcatgACTGGGCCCTAGAATCCAAACTCTATACCTTCTAGAGAAatgtattttacataccaaataTAATAACCTGAGAAGAAATGATGTTTAAGCTCACAAATAGGTTCAAAGTCTAGTTTTCAATCCTGGGACTCTAGGATTCAGAACATTAGTAACCCTTTGGAGTAGCTAATGGTCACAGGTGGCAGTTTAATACAGTATaacttttaaattgaattttatttcaaaaatttctATACGCGTTTGACCTTTAATGATATGTAAGATATTATACTACTAATTACTAATACTAAAAATATCCTAAGAAACAAATTATAtaccttaaaaataattcataaaatcaTTTGCTTTCCTCTACTTCCATTTGGATTTTACCCATGAAAGATATTTGctgaattctctttcttcctaaTTCTATGTTTATTTGAcacatgagaaaatgaaaagccTGAGAAATTCCCAAAACATCTGAAAAATGTCCATCACTGGGCTACCGCTGGGAGACACTTAGCTCTCTAGATACTTGACCTCGATTTTATTCTATAAAATGATGGGGTTCCTTATTTTCAAGGTAATATTAGTCCTAGAGAGTATTCATTCCTTAAAACACTTGGTAGCCCTGGGAATGGTGCTGAGGCAGTGTGTCAAAGGGCAATGCACACCCAGTAGGACCTGGCAGCGGTGGTTGCTACAAGCCTCTCAGTTGGCTAATGTGGGCTCTGTGGCTCTGTCTGTGGCTGCTTAGTCTTGGGAAACCCGggcaagaggaaaggaaaaaaaggctgCTCAAGGGTCTCTTTATATTGCTTCAAGTCATTAATATGCAGACCTAATGAGACTTGAGAACTGCCAAGAATCCCCGGAGGTCCCTGCCCCTTGCGGGCCTTCACGCTAAGTGAACAGAGCATCTATTTAGTGTCTGGGATCCTGACAACAAACCAGACCTTGCCAGCAGTTTATATGTGAGTACAAAGTCTCTTTCATTTTTGCCCTATATGTGGCATATGATTTATTGTTATCATTTAAAactgtatatttaaaattattcatttatattttccccAAGTTTCTAATTTAATCCCAGCCTTTTTTCCCCAACAAAACATtcaacacaagaaaaacaaagctgCTACATGTTACTTtacatgcattttatttctttcccacccactcccttttgtgtttttctttctttttctttaagtagCACCCCAGTCTCTGTGAACATTTTAATCTAGTCACTTAGACGTACATAATGAGCCTAACAACcaatgcagagagagaggaatggagaaatCTTCTCAAGGAAGACGAAATTTGTTAGATATTCCTGTTACCATGTCTCCATGGGAGCTATTTTATTTCACATACTGTTGTCATTTTGTTAATGAttcttcaaaaaaacaaaattgggATTTCAGCTCCTTTTAAGGACCATTAAAATGCAAAAATGTGATCTGCAATAGGTTTTAAATAGACAGGGCAGTTTCTAGTTTTCATCATCAAAGTGCTGAACTATTTGTCCCCATATCTAAGTTGTTAAATGTGTAGAGGTGTTATAGAAACACCTCTCATTTATGCAGCGCAGGGGTTACAGGGGAGACACAATAAACTGGGCACAATAATTGCTGTTTTGCAGTTGAAAGAGAGCACTTACAGTGAGAAGTAATTGCACCTTCATGTTGAATTGATCAGTTGTCATATGCTTAATTTTATAGTAAAAAAGTATTCTGAgtgtttttaatgtaaaaatctgaatgcataaaattaaaatgcttgtTACTAAGTGATGATTTGCAGTTCATACTACTGTTTTGGGTTATAAACCtctcagcaagcagcagaaatATATCAGAAGTGAagtttgctaaaaaaaaaaaaaaaaaaaaaaaaaaagtgatttatttCTTGGTAAAGGCAACTTATGTTGATCTTCCAAATTTGCAAAATTAGGTGATTAAGCAAATCTCACTAAACATATtaggagaaaatttaaaatgataggaataaaagtaaaaaggttAAAAACCCTGAATTCTCTCTTTCAGCTTGTGTCTCTTGCCAGCACACAATGTAGCTTACTGCTTCACCTGTTCAAATTGCCTAACTTTTGCTTTACCTCTTCATTTTTCTGTTAACCTTactttatacttatttatttttgcatgacTTATATTTATTGTCTTCtgttatgttcttttttttttctccctcctgctCTTCTGCTATCTAAGCCTTTAGCAGCCCCCAGCCTTCTTCACAGAAAGGCTGCCGACATGAAGGCAGCTGCAGAGAGTCACATGAGCTTTCTCAGTTGGCCACTGCACCTGGCTCCATGCACAATATTCCTGGGCTTGACCATTGCTCCGTAGCACAAGCTTTCTATAGCATTCTCAAGgtgctttccatttttttccagtgCACTATTGATGTATCAGTGAGATATGGCAGATGTCCAGGCAGATGTGGTGAAGGCTTGCATAAGCTTTTACAAGAGAGAAAACTGATTAACTACAGCCAAAGGGCTAAAAAGCAGATTTAATAAAGCAAGTCAGTAtgctaaaagatttatttttctatcttagAATAAGGATATAGCACCGTGGTTATaggattttaaatataattaacattattgaagtatatttataaaaatctatttagTTGTAAGAAATAGATCTTTATTAAATGCCTACACTATGAAAATACCACAACAAGTTGTGGATTTATTTTAATGCCTTTCTCTTTCAAAAGATACATTGAAAGGGAGAATTTTAGGTAATTTAGTCACTTATAACAACTAAAAATTGCCAGCTTTATCTTACAATATTTTGTTAAAAGAATTTAAcgtatttatttatcatatacaGTAACTAttagatataaatttaaaaataactagaattatcaatttttaaaagataataagtaaaatatatcaTGTGCTACATGGATCCATTGGACAGCTACAACATCTGCCAAAGAATTCTTAGTTTTCATgaactataaatatatttttcttaattccaGTAATATTTCAGATGTTGACTTATAAATACAGGGAATTCACTCTGGTTGTTTACAAAAGCTTGTCTGGGTTCCTGGGGAACCTAGTCTGATGATGTGAGGATGCTAATAACTGGGAAAATAGGGAGGAGAAAATACTGAATGGAGAAAATTATAAACAGTTTGAAAGGTGAGAGGAAGGGATAGAATTTTGATGTGTATTTTCATATGTTAATGAGTAACCAGACATATCTGACCCTGGCATAGACTTAAAAATTATACCTACCCTATAACTGTAGTTAATAGCTATGAAgtatttttgaatatttgaagGGTGGCTGGaaattttctcaaaaatgaagtttgttttctttaaatttgttttatcatACTTACTGAAGTTTTAATTAGAAAGAAGTATTATCTattatcagaaacaaaaacaaattggaTACACTTCTTTCTTAATCATAACATTTCTCAGGGAACCACCTACAGCGATtgtctaaaatatacatacatggatCTTAAAGTTTATCTAAGTCTCTCGTTTCAGCTGTAATAATTGCAGAATAACTTATACCTGAGGATTGGAAAGAAATGATTGGACATAATGATTGCAAGTAAAATTACATATCTTAAGACATTTCGTAGATGtatcaaaatttcaaaaatttgTCTCTACACATGACATAGGTTTAATCATGAATGCATTTGAAGGGGAAATAAATTAAAGCTATTAAACCTTGAACCTTCAATTTGAGCCATAAGAACTTATCCTAACAAAGTGGATGTTCTGAATTGCATCACAGGGAATGGAACTGGCGTCCCCGTCACTGATGTGTTCACATtcacaaaaaagagaaaggtttTTCTATGCATTTGGTAATTAAAGTTACACAGTCAATGTGACTAATGACGAATGATAAAAGAACATTGTTAGTCATCTCACAGCTCCCCTGCGTGAGGACCCTTAATGGGACACATTTATTTCATTCTCAAACTATTTATCTAAATGacaaatgggaaaaaattctattttctattaatttctcTGTTCCTTATTTGAAGTTTATTGATTATgctgtggttttcattttcattcctagaactgatttttttctcatgagaAATATACTCCCTTGTTTTATTGACAAAACTGGTGAAATTCTCAGGCCCTATTTGAGAGACCTCACCTTCCGCTCTAGTTATATACAATGATGTATAACGTTGCCAAGACAGTTCCACTCCATAGGTCCATAAATTTGTTTAAAACCTTGCTTACCAATTTTGTCTTTTGTCAAATGACACTGTACTAATCTTTTAGTGTTCCTTAATTTTTGTTAATAGCATTCTTAAATGCTTTTTATCCTTTCTCAATCCATACAACTTTTTTGCATAGTATAAGGAAATTTTAACCAATATTAGGAGATATGGAAAAATTGTCAAGTTTGCAAGATAAAAAACCCTGTACAATTAAATATATAGTTAAATATAAACTAATTTCTACCAAATATCATCTGGTAACATCAAGAACTATCTTAACACTGGCACATTGGTTTACTAACAAGATGACAGTAATCTGAATTACAATTAATACTAGTCAGGAACACATAAAAACTTATGAATGGCTGGACTTTCATATGTTTGGCTGAATTTGCCTTACCATGATATACATCAATTGTATGAAGAAAAATGTTATTAACTGGAAAATCTGTCATTAGTATTTATCTTCCCATGATCGAATATGACAAATCtacattaatatttttaacttaatgatccagaattcttaaaaattattatcaaaatgtttcttaaaaataattacacattatcattttttcttaaatatgacTTATGTGTTACACaagagctgtggtgatattgtgtaagagccttcttcttcccatcactAAATAAAATAGGGAAAATTACACTAACAATGGATCCAAATAGAAGTCTTGTGCCTGGGTTGCCACCTATGCACCATATGAACATGTATCAGGGATATTCACTTTCTCTTTTAGCATGTATATCTCTTTGCAGAAATAGGGTTTGTCTAGAGTGTAGTAAAACATCTCCAGGATTTCTATTCTGGTCCCAGTCAGATTCTGTAATTCTGCTTCAGTATTTAAATTCCTCAGGAGATTACCCAATAGTAATTCACTTTCAGGCTTGTGCATGAAAATTATCAAAGTTATCAATTGGATGTTATAATCAAAGATGGACTTAGCATTATACATAgatttgtttaaaatgaaaagttattATTTAGTGGGATTAACACATGGTAATTAACTTGGTGTTGTTTCctcaaaaaggatttttttttgtagttaatgacctttaaatgtaaaagaaaatgcatGCAAATTCTATAagtttcattattttgaaatatttattgtcttttacaaatattttcaagtaCACTATCCTTTAAATCAGTGAGCAACACAGAACATCTGTTGAAACATTAAAACTTCCTTAGAGAGCTTGAGATTTCTAGATATTTGTGCAATTAAGAGTCAAGTATACTCATTAAATATTCTATGTTAATTTAAAAGTCCCAGCTTTTCATACATTTGAAAGACCTTATGATATAAATTAATCATGCTTTAGTTATTTGAAATGAATCAAAATTGTGCTTACTAGATTCCTCTGTGGGGAACGTTCCTTGCAACTTAGCCAGATGAACTGAGTTTCATCCCTAGTaaccacatagtggaaggagagaaactacCCATGCAAGTTGTGACCTGACCACACATGTGCTATAGTATgtatacacaaagacacacacaaataagaaaatggttataattttaaaacactagAAAGGTTTTCCAATGTTtaaaacattcaataaaatataCTAGTATGTTTAGAAAAGCATTGGAATGATATTTctgtttatattcttttctgtgttgTGCTCTACACCAAGTAAGTATCAGGTCGGGCATGGTGACAGCTGACTATATTTGGGAGTCTAAGGCAGGACAGTTAAGAATTTCAAGCTAACCTAGGCTGTTTAGAGATGTCTAGGTCAGCATGGGCTGGATAgcaaatccctgtctcaaaaaccagaagaaaggaaacaaaaatattagtgccaggtggtggtggtgcacgcctttaatcccagcactcaggaggcagagccaggccagcctggtctacagagccagagccaggacaggcatcaaaaccacacaaagaaaccctgtctcaccccctgCCCCAAAAGAAAGATATTATTCCACAGCTCTCAAATATTCTTGAACTAGTGAGATAACTGAATCAGTCAAGTGCTTGCCTTTGAAGCCTAAGGATTAGAGTTCAAGAAACCAAGTACAAAGAGCTGGATTGGGTGTGGTGTCAtgcacttgcaatcccagtgtagggaagtggagacaggcagaatcTTAGAGCTCACTGCCGGACAGCACAGCTTACTTAGCAAGGTCCAGGTCAGGGacagactctatctcaaaacaaaacaaaaattgtggGTCGCATCTGAGGAATGACCTCTCTTatttgtacatgcatacacaaatagtTACATGTACagctgcacacatgaacacatacacacacaaatattacaTACAAATTCTTGTACATGATTCAAGAACTAGATAGACTTTCTTGGTCACAATCAGGTAACATTTAACTGCCTTGTCAATGAGTGTGATAAAATTTGTAGTGTCATTTTCAATCTTGGTACATAGAAGTTTGTGTTGACTAGGACAACCATTTACAGTACCGATGAGCACTAAGGAATATGTCAATATTATCTATAGTGGATTCTCACTGCATTTGGTTACCTCGGCTACACTAATTATAgccatttgttttttgtttgtgcaAGGTGGTAAATAATAAGCAATTTATAGGCATATGGACTGCCTGAATTCCAGTGACAGATACCTTTAGGAACTAATTTCCCAGGAAACTAAGAACCACACTATTTCCtatgtacaaaataaacataattctTGCCATTGGCCATTTGTCAAATTTGGGCTGAATTTCTGTTGAATTTCACCTTCTATTTGAAATCTAAAGTCTGTAGTGTAATTGTTGTCCAAGCTCCGCATACCCTTTCTGTGTATGTAGGACCATCAGCTGATACATTGTTGGAGGATACCGACTAAAAAGCCTATGGCTGAGATTTCCCTATGTTAGTAACTCGCGAGagagttttaaaatattctctttctATTCACTATTTCCTCAACTGTTAAGAAGTTGACAGCCAGCATTGTTTTTGCACCAGTATTCTGAGTTTAGAAACTGTCTCTATGACGTCCTTGCCACAGAGTCTTACTTTTTATGTTCGCAGATCATTTATCCTGCTTTAAATGATAGGGAAAATGATAttgggaattttttttgtttccatcagatttacttatttagtaaAATGTTTTCACCCATCACTACCTTGCCTGTAGACTTTTCCCAACTGTACAGCTGCCCATAGTGACTACATCTGGAGTTTCttgtctcttcccttttcctctctactgttttcttttcttccaggtaTGGATCTCTTCTCCAACTGCACCGAGGAATGTAAAGCGCTGGGCCACTCTGACCGATGCTGGATGCCTTCATTTGTCCCTTCAGATGGACGCCAGGCTGCAGATTACCGCAGCAACCTTCATGTCCCCGGCATGGACTCAGTTCCAGACACCGAGGTCTTTGAACCTCCTGAAGCCCAGCCTGGAGCAGAACGGTCCTTCTCGACCTTCGGCAAGGAGAAGGCCTTGCATGGCACCctggagaggaaggagctggACGGATTGCTGTCTAATACACGAGCGCCTTACAAACCACCATATTTGAGTAAGTATCACAAAAGCTTACATCAAAGTAGTTCCTCTTAAGAACTAAAGGTCCACATTCTTATTGCTGAAAACAGTTTGAGTTCTTAGAAACGTTGATGAAAATCATCTTTAGGTTTAGGCAGTACTACAGGGTGGAAAACTGACAGTTCTCAGGAAAGTGGCCTCTGGTGTTAGGGTTGTATTTACAACAAAACACAGGCTTggcttttatgaaaaatattttcagatgttCTTTACTTACCTAGAGTGTGGAACCCTGGCTTACTTGATTTCAGTGTAATTTGAAGGGCTAGTCAAAGGCAGGGTACTTTTGGGGAATGTAAGGgtttctgggtattgaactgAGGGACTTGTACATACCAGTCAAACACTGTACCCCTGAGCTATGCCCCCTGGCCTAGTCTCATGTTTCCTAATGTTATTGGCTGCTATCATCAGCTAATTGTGGTTTTATTGTAAGGAAGTTAAGCACATTAGaccaaatttaaaaagtagtataGACATGCAGACCTCATGGAGCTTTCACTAGAGATTAGGAGGTTTGCTGGTAAGAACTCAAGTCGGTAATCAGAGTCAGAGGTACTGTGTGATAGAGGGACCAATGATCTTGTAGCATTGAGACTACAGAAAATATGGCCCTTAGTTCAATATAGAAACTGTATTATCTAAGTGGATTATCGTATATAGCCATCTGACCAATAAAAATGCTTGGAGTTTCTATGATAGATTTCCTTTGAGGATCTTGGTAATGAAATTTTCCCATTTAGTATCTGCTCCATGACATCATCTCTTTTTAGCTAATGGATGAGTACTATGTATAATTCAATTCTGGCTAAGCCACATAAATA is drawn from Onychomys torridus chromosome 6, mOncTor1.1, whole genome shotgun sequence and contains these coding sequences:
- the Pcdh10 gene encoding protocadherin-10 isoform X2, with the protein product MIVLLFFALLWMVDGVFSQLHYTVQEEQEHGTFVGNIAEDLGLDITKLSARRFQTVANSRTPYLDLNLETGVLYVNEKIDREQICKQSPSCVLHLEVFLENPLELFRVEIEVLDINDNPPSFPEPDLTVEISESATPGTRFPLESAFDPDVGTNSLRDYEITPNSYFSLDVQTQGDGNRFAELVLEKPLDREQQAVHRYVLTAVDGGGGGGGGEGGGGGGGAGLPPQQQRTGTALLTIRVLDSNDNVPAFDQPVYTVSLPENSPPGTLVIQLNATDPDEGQNGEVVYSFSSHISPRARELFGLSPRTGRLEVSGELDYEESPVYQVYVQAKDLGPNAVPAHCKVLVRVLDANDNAPEISFSTVKEAVSEGAAPGTVVALFSVTDRDSEENGQVQCELLGDVPFRLKSSFKNYYTIVTEAPLDREAGDSYTLTVVARDRGEPALSTSKSIQVQVSDVNDNAPRFSQPVYDVYVTENNVPGAYIYAVSATDRDEGANAKLTYSILECQIQGMSVFTYVSINSDNGYLYALRSFDYEQIKDFSFQVEARDAGSPQALAGNATVNILIVDQNDNAPAIVAPLPGRNGTPAREVLPRSAEPGYLLTRVAAVDADDGENARLTYSIVRGNEMNLFRLDWRTGELRTARRVPAKRDPQRPYELVIEVRDHGQPPLSSTATLVVQLVDGAVEPQGGGGGGGGGPGEHQRPSRSGSGETSLDLTLILIIALGSVSFIFLLAMIVLAVRCQKEKKLNIYTCLASDCCLCCCCCGSGGSTCCGRQARARKKKLSKSDIMLVQSANVPSNPAQVPVEESGSFGSHHHNQNYCYQVCLTPESAKTDLMFLKPCSPSRSTDAEHNPCGAIVTGYSDQQPDIISNGSILSNENKHQRAELSYLVDRPRRVNSSAFQEADIVSSKDSGHGDSEQGDSDHDVTNRGQSAGMDLFSNCTEECKALGHSDRCWMPSFVPSDGRQAADYRSNLHVPGMDSVPDTEVFEPPEAQPGAERSFSTFGKEKALHGTLERKELDGLLSNTRAPYKPPYLNHFHPLSCFAHWK